The following coding sequences lie in one Pseudomonadota bacterium genomic window:
- a CDS encoding diguanylate cyclase, with product MVPGLGDRLDASTQPPSVLVVDDEADTRERVSELLRRHGLITHQAASAQDALRAIRQQTIDVVLVDLVVQDTGGLECCRLIKGAVDRKSFLPVILVTTKAGADSRGADMRFGADDYLSKPFDERELLARISNLVSLKQMHDHLNNARQRLEKLAIEDELTGLHNYRYLRSRLTEEFKRAARYGEPLACVMIDIDHFKRVNDAFGHEGGDATLRETARRLEAVVREIDAVTRYGGEEFLLLLPSTNFSGALAVAERVRTSVRDTPVTISEEYTTRVTVSIGAAVYPNRDIHTEDELVKAADAALYEAKRRGRDCVCLHHHQGYLYSPDQPDPLPDARRPQP from the coding sequence ATGGTTCCCGGTCTAGGTGACCGCCTTGATGCCTCGACGCAACCCCCCAGCGTGCTCGTGGTCGACGACGAAGCCGACACCAGAGAGCGCGTCTCGGAGCTGCTGCGGCGGCACGGCCTCATTACGCACCAGGCCGCATCCGCACAGGATGCGCTGCGCGCTATTCGCCAGCAGACCATCGACGTCGTGCTTGTCGACCTGGTCGTGCAGGATACGGGCGGACTCGAGTGCTGCCGACTCATCAAGGGCGCGGTTGATAGGAAGAGTTTTCTTCCAGTCATCTTGGTGACAACCAAGGCGGGCGCGGACAGCCGGGGGGCGGACATGCGATTCGGTGCCGACGATTACCTGTCCAAGCCGTTCGACGAGCGTGAGCTGCTCGCCCGCATCAGCAACCTTGTAAGCCTGAAGCAGATGCACGATCACCTGAACAACGCCAGGCAACGCCTGGAGAAGCTCGCCATCGAGGACGAGCTCACTGGGCTTCACAACTACCGTTATCTGCGGTCGCGCTTGACCGAGGAGTTCAAGCGTGCCGCACGCTACGGAGAACCGCTAGCCTGCGTGATGATTGACATCGATCATTTCAAGCGAGTCAACGATGCGTTCGGTCACGAGGGAGGGGACGCTACCTTGCGAGAAACGGCACGACGCCTGGAGGCGGTCGTACGGGAAATCGATGCGGTGACGCGCTATGGAGGAGAGGAGTTCCTGCTGCTGCTGCCCAGCACGAATTTCTCAGGTGCCTTGGCAGTCGCCGAGCGAGTGCGTACCAGCGTGCGGGACACTCCCGTCACGATCAGCGAGGAATACACAACGCGGGTCACGGTCTCCATCGGCGCCGCCGTCTATCCCAACCGGGACATTCACACCGAGGACGAGCTCGTCAAAGCGGCCGACGCGGCACTCTACGAGGCCAAGAGGCGCGGCCGCGACTGCGTCTGCCTGCATCACCATCAGGGCTACCTGTATTCGCCAGACCAGCCCGACCCACTCCCAGACGCACGCCGCCCACAACCATGA
- a CDS encoding DUF3467 domain-containing protein, which produces MEKPPNQDHSLTIKADDETAKGRFANLAQVGSTQDAFVLDFAFVHGNLGWLLSRVLLSPQHAKRFNAVLTDTVAKYEARFGTIDMGPTLQ; this is translated from the coding sequence ATGGAGAAGCCACCGAACCAAGACCACTCGCTTACCATCAAGGCGGACGACGAGACCGCCAAGGGGCGCTTTGCCAACCTCGCGCAGGTGGGAAGCACCCAAGACGCGTTCGTGCTCGACTTCGCCTTTGTGCATGGCAACCTGGGCTGGCTGCTTTCGCGCGTGCTGCTGTCGCCGCAGCACGCGAAACGCTTCAACGCGGTGCTGACGGACACCGTCGCAAAGTACGAGGCGCGCTTCGGCACCATCGATATGGGGCCCACGTTGCAGTAG